One Streptomyces sp. CG4 genomic window, CTTGGACGTGAGTCCGTCCGTCACGCCCGGGCGAATGTCGGCCTTGAGCACCAGGGAAACCCGCGGCGCCCGGTCCTCCACCACGGCGACGGCCCGCCTGACGACGTCCATCACCTCGTCCCACTCCCCCTCGACGGAGGTGAACATCGCGTCGGTCCGGTTGGGCAGCCCCGACTCGCGCACCACGCGCACGGCGTCGGCGACGTACTCCCCCACGTCCTCGCCGACGCCGAGGGGCGTCACGGAGAAGGCGACGATCATGCGTTGACGACCCCTTCCTTGCGGGCGCGGGCGGCGATGACCTCGTCCTCGGCGGCGCGCTTGAGCTTGCGCTCGGCGAAGAAGCCGCCGGTGGGCAGCACCGAGAGGACGAAGTACAGGGCGGCGGTCTTCAGCGGCCACTTGGCGCGGTTCCAGGCGTCCGCCCAGAAGATCACGTAGAGGACGAAGAGGACGCCATGGACCGCGCCCATGACGGGGACCGCGTTGAAGTCCGTGGTCCGCTTCAGCACCGAGCAGACGAGCAGGATCAGGAAGGACACGGCCTCCGGGGCCGAGACCAGGCGGAGGCGGCGGAGGGCGGTGGCGGTCTTGATGTCCACGGGTCACCTTCGGTGGGAGTTTTCGCGACGGTCTGCCGGTTACGGTCCGTCGGCTGGGGGCTGCCGTTTGTGAATGCACGCACAAGCGTCACCCATTGTGGCAAACGGCAACCCTAGGGGTCCGCTCAGGGTCGGTATCCACCTACGGGGCCTGTTCCGTCCACCCGCCGCGCCGCTACTTTCGCTGCGTGGCGATGTTCCGACTTCAAGGCAGCAAGGTGCTGGCCGTCGAGATGACCGGGGATGCCGTGAAGGCGAAGAACGGCTCGATGGTCGCGTACGACGGACAGATGAGCTTCAAGAAGCTCACCGGCGGAGGTGAGGGACTGCGCGGGATGGTGACCCGGCGGCTCACCGGCGAGCAGATGACGGTGATGGAGGTGAAGGGGCAGGGGACCTGCTGGTTCGCGGACCGCGCCTCGGAGATCAACCTCGTGAGCCTCCAGGGGGACAAGCTGTACGTCGAGTCGAGCAATCTGCTCGCCACGGACGCGGGGCTGCGGACGGGCACGACGTTCACCGGACTGCGCGGCGCCTCGCAGGGCAACGGGCTGTTCACGACGACCGTCGAGGGACACGGCCAGGCGGCGATCATGTCCGACGGTCCGGCGGTGGTGCTCCGGGTCAGCCCGCAGTACCCGCTGATCGTCGACCCGGGTGCGTACATCGCCCATCAGGGCAACGTCCGGCAGTCCTTCCAGTCCGGCGTGACGTTCCGCACGTTCCTCGGCGAGGGCGGCGGCGAGGCCTTCCAGATCCGCTTCGAGGGCGACGGACTGGTGTATGTGCAGCCGAGCGAGCGGAACACGATCGCGGGGGATCTCTGACATGACGTTCCGGGAGATCAACTCCAAGATGGTCGAGGCGACCGTGCTGCCCGGGCAGCGGCTGTACAGCCAGCGCGGCGCGATGCTCGCCTACAAGGGGGACGTGTCCTTCACCCCGAACATCCAGGGCGGCCAGGGCGGCCTGATGTCCATGATCGGGCGCCGGGTGTCCGGCGAGGCGACCCCGCTGATGACCGTCGAGGGCAGCGGCACCGTCTTCTTCGGGCACGGCGGCCACCACGTCCATGTCATCGCCCTCACCGGCGACACCCTCTATGTCGAGGCCGACCGGCTGCTCGCCTTCGAGGGCACGCTCCGGCAGGGCACGATGTTCATGGGCTCGCAGGGCGGGGTGATGGGCCTGGTCCGGGGCCAGGTCACCGGGCAGGGCCTGTTCACCACCACCCTCCAGGGCCAGGGCGCGGTCGCCGTGATGGCGCACGGCGGCGTCTTCGAGATCCCGATCACCCCCGGGCGCCCGGTCCATGTCGACCCGCAGGCGTACGTCGCCCATCACGGCGACGTACGCAACAAGCTGTCCGCCGCGCTCGGCTGGCGCGAGATGGTCGGGCGCGGTTCCGGCGAGGCCTTCCAGCTGGAGCTGAGCGGCAGCGGCACGGTGTACGTCCAGGCGTCGGAGGAGAAGCTGTGAGCACCTACGGAACTCCGGGCGCAGGGGCGGGACCGGTCGTGTACGACCCGATGACCCTGCCCGCCGACGACAACGTGAACAGGTACACGTTCTCCGTCGAGCTCAAGAGCGCGCAGTGGTTCCTGCAGAAGGGCAAGATGATCGCCTACTACGGGGCGATCGAGTTCAACGGCATCGGACACGGCCGACTCGACCGAATTGTCCGCACGTCTTTCCATTCGCCACTGCACGCGAGCGACTGGGTCGTGGCATCCGGCTCGGGCAAGATGCTCCTCGCCGACCGGGCCTTCGACGTCAACTCCTACGACCTGGACGACGGGAACTTGACCATTCGCGCGGGCAATCTGCTCGCTTTTCAGCCAAGTCTCGCACTCAAGCAATCGATCGTGCCGGGTTTTCTGACCCTTATCGGAACCGGAAAGTTTGTGGCCGCGTCTAACGGGCCGGTGGTGTTCATGGAGCCTCCGATCCGGGTCGACCCACAGGCGCTCGTCGGGTGGGCCGACTGCCCGTCGCCGTGCCATCACTACGACCACGGCTATCTGACGGGTGTGCTGGGCGGTCTACGTGCGATGACGGGCCTCGGCGGGGTTTCCGGGGAGGAGCACCAGTTCGAGTTCGTGGGTGCCGGGACGGTCCTGCTGCAGTCGACGGAGACCCTCATGGAAGAGACGGCGACGGGGGTCGTACCGTCCGAACCAGGGGTACCCGGAGGTGGCGGTGCGGCACCGGGCGGACACGGTCCGCAACCGTCCGGCGCACCGCGCCTTCCCGGACAGCTGGGGGACCTCCAGCGTCGCTTCGGGCTGTGAGCGGTAGTCTGCGGAGTGTGACGTCGAACGCGTGCGCACTGTCACACCATCCAAAGTAGTTCGCCATTCAACTTCTTAGGTAGACTTCATTCATGGAGACTGAGACGGCCACGCACTGGCTGACCGATGCGGAGCAGTGCGCCTGGCGCACCCACCTGGAGGTCAACAGGCTGTTGACGTACCAGCTGGAGAAGGATCTGCAGCCGTTCGGCCTGACGATGAACGACTACGAGATCCTCGTGAACCTGTCCGAGTCGGACGACCTGCGCATGCGGATGAGCGACCTCGCCTCCGCGACCCTGCAGTCCAAGAGCCGGCTCTCGCACCAGATCACGCGCATGGAGAACGCGAATCTGGTGCGCCGCGAGAACTGCGAGTCCGACCGGCGGGGGCTGTACGCGGTGCTGACCGAGCACGGCATGGAGACGATGAAGAAGGTGGCGCCACATCATGTCGCCTCCGTGCGACGGCACTTCATCGATCTGCTGTCGCCGGAGGCGCTGACGGAACTGGACAAGGCCCTGAAGCCGATCGCCGACCACCTGAGAGGGCAGCGGGGGCGTCCCTGAGCCCCTGAGAGGCCGAGGGTCGCGGTAGCTACGCGGGGGCCGGGTCGCTCACCGGCGCCGGCAAGGTGCCTCCTCCAGAGGAGGTACCCCAGCGCCGACCCGTGCCGCCCCGGCTGCACGACCGCCCGCAGCCAGGGCGGCCACGAAGGCCGCCGCGCCCGCCAGCAGGAAGCACACCCCCAGCGGCAGCCGCCCGACGAGCACCCCGACCACCATCACACCTACCGAACTCCCGGCGTTGACCCCCGTGTTCACCCACGCTCCCGCCCGAGTCCGCGAAGCGTCGTCCGCTGTCTCGTCCGCCAGCAGGTACGCCGTCGTCAGAGCGGGAGCGATGAACGCACCGGCGCAGGCCATGGCCGCCGTGAGGGTCCACAGGCCGGGAGCCAGGCCCGCCACGGCGACCACCAGCCCCAGGCCCACGGCGAACCAGCACAGCCGGACGCGGGCCGACGCACGCCACCGCACCGCCCCGTTGGCCAGCCCGCCCAGCGCGCTGCCCGCCGAGAGCGCGCCCAGCACCCAGGGGACCACGTCGGGGTCGTAGGAGTGCTGCGCGGCGAAGGCCATCACGAGCAGGTCCACGCCGCTCAGGGCGAGCCCGGCGCCGGTGGCCACGACGACGGGAGCCCACAGGCCGCGCAGGGCGCCGGCCCGTTGCCGCCCCGCAGCCCTGGGCCGGGGTCCAGGCAGTGCCGGGGACAGGGTGAAGACGCCGGTGCCGGTCACGATCAGGAACGCGCTGAGCAGGATGCCGGACGCCGGCGGCGCGAAGCCCACCAGCACGCCGATCAGCACCGGGCCGGAGACGTAGAGCAGTTCCTCGGCGACGCCGTCCAGGCTGTAGGCGCGCTGCAACAGACCCCGGTCGGGGACCAGTTCGGACCACAGGGCGCGCATCGTCGGCCCCAGCGGGGGCGCGCACGCGCCCGCGAGGGCCGCCGCGGCGCCGATGACCACCGGCGATGCCCCGGGGCGCCAGGTCAGGGCGGCCAGCGCGCACAGCAGGGTGCCGTAGAGCATCGACATGGGCAGCAGGGCACGGCGGGGGCCGTAGCGGTCGATCAGGGACGCCCGGAACGGCATCAGGAAGACCGTCGCCGCGCCGAACAGCGACATGACCGCGCCGGAGACGGCGTAGGACCCGGTGGCCCGGGTGACGGACAGCAGTGCCGAGAGCGACACCGTGCCGTAGGACAGACGGGCCGCCAGGGCGGAGACGAAGGCGCGGCGGGCGTGCGGGACGCGCAGGACGGCGGCGTACGAGGGCCGCGAAGGGGCATGCGTGGACATGCTGAAGTTCCTCTGTGGGAGGCGGAAGAGGGGACACCGAAGGACGCGAGGGCCTGATCGGCTCTCTCGCGGTCCGGTGTGCGCTCTACGCCAAGGTGAGGAACATGCTCGTCAATCTAGCACCGAGATCGCCCGGTTGAGGGAACTCAGCTCTGCGTCAGGCCCGCCACCAGTTCGTCCGCCGCGCGGTACGGGTCCAGTTCGCCCGCGACGATCCGCTCCGCGAGGGCGCTCAGGCGGCGGTCGCCGTGCAGGTCGCCGATGCGCTCGCGCAGCGCCGTGACGGCGATGGTCTCCACCTCGCGGGCCGCGCGGGCCCTGCGGCGCTCGGCGAGCACACCGCGCTCCTCCATCCAGGCGCGGTGCTTCTCCAGGGCCTCCACGACCTCGTCGATGCCCTCGGCGCGGGCCGCGACGGTCTTCACGATCGGCGGGCGCCAGTCGCCGGGGCCGCGGGACTCGCCGAGGCCCAGCATGTGGTTCAGCTCGCGGGCCGTGGCGTCGGCGCCGTCCCGGTCGGCCTTGTTGACGACGTACACGTCGCCGATCTCCAGGATGCCCGCCTTCGCCGCCTGGATGCCGTCGCCCATGCCCGGGGCCAGCAGGACCACCGACGTGTCCGCCTGGGAGGCGATCTCCACCTCCGACTGGCCGACGCCCACCGTCTCGACCAGGATCACGTCGCAGCCTGCCGCGTCGAGGACCCGGATCGCCTGCGGGGCCGCCCAGGCGAGGCCGCCCAGGTGGCCGCGGGTGGCCATCGAGCGGATGTAGACCCCGGGGTCCGACGCGTGCTCCGACATCCGCACCCGGTCGCCGAGCAGGGCGCCGCCGGAGAACGGGGAGGACGGGTCGACGGCCAGGACGCCGACCCGCTTTCCCTGTTTGCGATAGGCAGTCACGAGCGCCGAGGTGGAGGTCGACTTGCCGACGCCCGGGGAGCCCGTGAGACCGACCACATAGGCGTTGCCGGTCAGCGGGGCCAGGGCCGCCATGACCTCCCTGAGCTGCGGGGACGCCCCCTCCACCAGGGAGATCAGCCGGGCCACGGCCCGCGGCCGGCCTTCCCTGGCCCCGGCCACCAGAGAGGAGACGTCCTGCATCCGACAACTCCGTTCACTTCAGCAACGTACAGATCGACGAGGGAACACTCAGGCCTTCGGCACCCGCACGATGAGCGCGTCGCCCTGGCCGCCACCGCCGCACAGCGCGGCCGCGCCGACACCGCCGCCGCGGCGCTTGAGTTCGAGCGCCAAGTGGAGCACGAGACGGGCGCCGGACATGCCGATCGGGTGGCCCAGCGCGATCGCGCCGCCGTTGACGTTCACCCTTTCCGTGGACACGCCGAGGTCCTTCATTGACTGCACGGCGACCGCGGCGAAGGCCTCGTTGATCTCGATGAGGTCGAGGTCGGAGACCTCCAGGCCGTCCTTCTTCAGGGCGTGCAGTATGGCGTTGGACGGCTGGGACTGCAGGGAGTTGTCCGGGCCGGCCACATTGCCGTGCGCGCCGATCTCGGCGAGCCAGGTCAGGCCGAGCTCCTCGGCCTTGGCCTTGCTCATCACGACCACGGCGGCCGCACCGTCGGAGATCTGCGAGGAGGTGCCGGCGGTGATCGTGCCCTCGCGGGAGAAGGCCGGGCGGAGCTTGCCGAGGGACTCCACCGTGGTGTCGCCGCGGATGCCCTCGTCCTTGCTGAACAGGACCGGGTCGCCCTTGCGCTGCGGGATCTCCACCGGGGTGATCTCGGCCTCGAACAGGCCGTTCTTCTGCGCGGCGGCGGCCCGCTGGTGGGACAGGGCGGCGATCTCGTCCTGCTCGGGGCGGCCGATGCCGAGGCGGGTGTTGTGCTTCTCGGTGGACTCGCCCATGGCGATGCCCTCGAAGGAGTCGGTCAGGCCGTCGTGGGCCATCGCGTCGAGCATCTCCACGGCGCCGTACTTGAAGCCCTCGCGGGACTTCGGCAGCAGGTGCGGGGCGTTGGTCATGGACTCCTGGCCGCCGGCCACGACGATGTCGAACTCGCCGGCGCGGATCAGCTGGTCGGCCAGGGCGATGGCGTCGAGGCCGGAGAGACACACCTTGTTGACGGTGAGCGCCGGGACGTTCATCGGGATGCCGGCCTTGACGGCGGCCTGGCGGGCCGGGATCTGACCGGCGCCGGCCTGCAGCACCTGGCCCATGATCACGTACTGCACCTGGTCGCCGCCGATCCCCGCACGGTCGAGGGCGGCCTTGATCGCGAAGCCGCCCAGGTCGGCCCCGGAGAAGGACTTGAGGGAGCCGAGAAGTCGTCCCATGGGCGTGCGAGCGCCCGCGACGATCACGGAGCTGGTCGTTCCAGAAGGCATGAGCTGCGATCCCCTTACCGGCCTGCACAGCCGAGGAGTGAACGAGGGTTTACTTCGAATGTACTGATGGCACTCCGTGCCGTCACCGGGCCGTCGGTGTGATCGCGCGCACGTTGCGTAACCATGCGCGGCGCGCTGCACTGAATCCATGCTGACGCGAATCGACCACATCGGGATCGCCTGCCACGACCTCGACGCGACCGTCGAGTTCTACAAGGCGACGTACGGCTTCGAGGTGTTCCACACCGAGGTCAACGAGGAGCAGGGCGTGCGCGAGGCCATGCTCAAGATCAACGAGACCTCGGACGGCGGCGCCTCCTACCTCCAGCTGCTGGAGCCGACCCGCGAGGACTCCGCGGTCGGCAAGTGGCTGGCCAAGAACGGCGAGGGCGTCCACCACATCGCCTTCGGCACGGCCGATGTCGACACCGACTCCGAGGAGATCCGCGGCAAGGGCGTACGCGTGCTGTACGACGAGCCCCGGCGCGGTTCCATGGGGTCGCGGATCACCTTCCTGCACCCCAAGGACTGCCACGGCGTCCTGACAGAACTGGTCACTTCGGCCCCGGTTGAGTCGCCCGAGCACTGACCCCCGTACATAAGGGCCGGTAGGGTTGGGGGCGGTCGTCCCTCAGGACCGGGGACGACCGCATGCCGGGGTCCGGGTTTCGGGGGACGAGCGTCGGGGCAGCAGCCCGTGCTCCGCCGTTGATCTGACACCATTCCCCGGGGGCCCCGTTCGGCGGATGGACGGAGCTCGTTGGAGAAGCTGACCAGGGGACGGATGGGACCGCGCAGTGCGGGGCTACGAGAGCCAGGAGCGAGAGCCGGCGGCTGACGTCGACCACCTCTCTCGGTTCGAGGCCGAGATGAAGCGGCTGAAGACCGAGCGGGAAAAGGCGATCCAGCACGCCGAGGACCTCGGCTACCAGGTCGAGGTGCTGCGCGCCAAGCTGCACGAGGCGCGCCGCACCCTCATGACCCGGCCCGCCTTCGACGGCGGTGACATCGGCTATCAGGCCGAGCAGTTGCTCCGCAATGCCCAGATCCAGGCCGACCAGCTGCGCCAGGAAGCCGAGCGGATGGCCGCGGAGGCCCGCGCGCAGACGCAGCGGATCCTGCAGGAGCACGCCGAGCAGGCCGCCCGGCTCCAGGCCGAACTGCACCAGGAGGCGGTCACCCGGCGCCAGCAGCTCGACCAGGAGCTGGCCGAGCGCCGCGCCACCGTCGAGTCGCACGTCAACGAGAACGTGGCCTGGGCGGAGCAGCTGCGCGCCCGCACCGAGCAGCAGGCCCGCCGGCTCCTCGACGAGTCCCGCGCCGAGGCCGACCAGGCGATGGCCACCGCCCGCGCGGAGGCCGAGCGGCTCACCCGGGAGGCCCGCGAGCGGCTGCAGAACGACGCCGAGGCGGCTCGCACCGAGGCCGAGCAGATCCTGCGCCGCGCCCGCACGGACGCCGAGCGCCTGCTGAACGCGGCGTCCACGCAGGCCCAGGAGGCCACCGACCACGCCGAGCAGCTGCGTACCAGCACGGCCAGCGAGTCGGACGCGGCCCGCCGGCAGTCCGCCGAGCTGAGCCGGGCCGCCGAGGAGCGGATGACGGCGGCCGAGGAGGCGCTGCGCAAGGCGCAGGCCGAGGCCGAGAAGCTGGTCACCGAGGCCGAGCAGGCCGCCGCCAAGACGCTGGCGAGCGCCGAGGCCGCGGGCGAGGCCCGCACGCGCACGGCGAAGGAGCAGGTCGCCCGGCTGGTCGAGGAGGCCACCAAGGAGGCCGAGACCACCAGGGGCGAGGCCGAACAGCTCGTCGCCGACGCGCGGGCCGAGGCCGAGAAGATCGTCGCGGAGGCCTCCGAGAAGGCCCGCACGGTCACCGCCGAGGAGAGCGCGACCCAGCTGTCCAAGGCCGCCAAGACGGCCGAGGACGTGCTCAACAAGGCGTCGGAGGAGGCCAAGAACACCACCAAGGCCGCGGCCGAGGAAGCCGAGCGGATCCGCACCGAGGCCGAGGCCGAGGCGGACCGGCTGCGCGCCGAGGCGCACGACATCGCCGAGCAGCTCAAGGGCGCGGCGAAGGACGACACCAAGGAGTACCGCGCCAAGACGGTCGAGCTGCAGGAGGAGGCCCGCCGGCTGCGCGGCGAGGCCGAGCAGCTGCGCGCCGACGCGGTCGCCGAGGGCGAGTCGATCCGCGCGGAGGCCCGCCGGGAGGCGGTGGCGCAGATCGAGGAGGCGGCCAGGTCCGCCGAGGAGCTGCTGGCCAAGGCCAAGGCGGACGCCGACGAGCTGCGGCAGACCGCGACCACCGACAGCGAGAAGGTCCGCACCGAGGCCATCGAGCGGGCCACCGGCCTGCGCCGGCAGGCCGAGGAGACCCTGGACCGCGCCCGCAAGGAAGCCGAGCGGCTGCGCGCCGAGGCCGACGAGCAGGCCGAGACGGTCCGTACGGACGCCGAGACCGCCGCGCGTGAACTGCGCGAGGAGACCGAGCGCGGCGTCGAGGCCCGCCGTGCCGAGGCCGCCGAGGAGCTGACGCGGCTGCAGACCGAGGCGCAGGAGCGGCTCGAGTCGGCCGAACAGGCGCTGACCGAGGCCCGCGAGGACGCCGGCCGGATCCGCCGTGAGGCCGGCGAGGAGAGCGAACGGCTGCGCGCCGAGGCGGCGGAGCGGATCCGCACCCTCCAGGAACAGGCCGAGGCCGAGGCCGAACGGCTGCGCTCCGAGGCCGCGTCCGACGCGTCCGCCTCCCGCGCCGAGGGCGAGGCCGTCGCCGTACGGCTGCGCTCCGAGGCTGCCGCCGAGGCCGAGCGGCTGAAGGCGGAGGCGCAGGAGACCGCCGACCGGGTGCGCGCCGAGGCACAGGCCGCCGCCGAGCGGCTCGGCGCGGAGGCGTCCGAGACGCTGGCCGCCGCCCAGGAGGAGGCCGTCCGGCGCCGCCGTGAGGCCGAGGAGACGCTCGGGTCCGCCCGCGAAGAGGCCGACCAGGAGCGGCTGCGGGCCCGCGAGCAGAGCGAGGAGCTGCTGGCCTCCGCCCGCAAGCGGGTCGAGGACGCACAGGCCGAGGCGGTCCGGCTGGTCGAGGAGGCCGACCGGCGCGCCACCGAGATGGTCTCCGCCGCCGAACAGCACGCCCAGCAGGTACGGGACTCCGTCGCCGGGCTGCACGAGCAGGCGCAGGAGGAGATCACCGGGCTGCGCTCGGCCGCCGAGCACGCCGCGGACCGTACGCGGCGGGAGGCCGAGGAGGAGGCGGACCGGGTCCGCACCGACGCCTACGCCGAGCGGGAGCGGGCGAGCGAGGACGCCGCGCGGATCCGGCGCGAGGCGAATGAGGAGACGGAGGCCGCCAAGGCGCTGGCCGAGCGTACGGTCGCGGAGGCGATCGGGGAGGCCGAGCGGCTGCGCGCGGACACGTCCGAGTACGCCCAGCGGGTGCGCACGGAGGCCTCGGACGCGCTCGCCGAGGCCGACCAGGCGGCGGCCCGCACCCGGGCGGACGCCCGCGAGGACGCCAACCGCATCCGCTCGGACGCGGCGACCCAGGCCGACACCCTCATCACCGAGGCCCGTAACGAGGCCGAGCGGCTCACCACCGAGACGGCCGCGGAGACCGACCGGCTGCGCACGGAGGCGCTGACCGAGGCCGAGCGGCTCACGACGGAGACCGCGGCCGAGGCCGAGCGGGTGCGCACCGAGTCCCTCGCCGAGGCGGACCGGGTGCGCACGGAGGCCCGGGCGGCCGCCGAGCAGCTCATGGGCGAGGCCACCGGCGAGGCCGAGCGGCTGCGTGCCGAGGCCGCCGAGACGGTCGGCTCGGCCCGGCAGCACGCCGAGCGGGTGCGGGCGGAGGCCAGGCGGCTCAAGGCGGACGCGGAGGCGGAGGCCGAACGGCTCGTCAGCTCCGCGCGCGAGGAGTCCGAGCGCACCCTGGACGAGGCCCGCAAGGACGCCAACAAGCGGCGTTCGGAGGCGGCCGAGCAGGTCGACACGCTCATCACCGAGACCACGGCCGAGGCGGACAAGCTGCTCGGTGAGGCGCAGCAGCAGGCGCTGAAGACCACCGCGGACGCCGAGTCGCAGGCCGACACGATGGTCGGCGTGGCCCGCAGCGAGGCCGAGCGGATCGTCTCCGAGGCGACCGTCGAGGGCAACTCGCTCGTGGAGAAGGCCCGCACGGACGCCGACGAGCTGCTGGTCGGTGCCCGCCGGGACGCGACCGCGATAAGGGAGCGGGCGGAGGAGCTGCGCGACCGCATCACCACCGAGATCGAGGAGCTGCACGAGCGGGCCCGCCGCGAGGCCGCGGAGACCATGAAGTCCACCGGCGACCGCTGTGACGCGCTCATCAAGGCCGCCGAGGAGCAGCTGGAGAAGGCGGAGGCGAAGGCCAAGGAGCTGGTGTCGGAGGCGAACTCCGAGGCGGGCAAGGTGCGTATCGCCGCCGTCAAGAAGGCGGAGGGGCTGCTCAAGGAGGCCGAGCTGAAGAAGGCCAGCCTGGTCAAGGAGGCCGAGGAGCTCAAGGCCGAGGCGATCCGCGAGGCGCGGCGCACGGTCGAGGAGGGCAAGCGCGAGCTGGAGGTCCTGGTGCGCCGGCGTGAGGACATCAACGCCGAGATCTCCCGTGTCCAGGACGTCCTGGAGGCGTTGGAGTCCTTCGAGGCCCCGTCGTCCGGCAAGGACGGCGGAGTCAAGGCCGGTGCGACGGTGGGTGCCCCCCGTTCGGGTGGCAAGTCGTCAGAGGGCTAGCGCGAGAGGCACGTTCCGGTGTCTTCTGGGGGCTTTGCCCGACTCTTTTGGCAAGCCCCCCGGCCATCCGCCACCCGAAAGAGGTCTCATTCTCCAGATCAAACACGTATCCGCTCGATGACACACCGCTTCGGCCCCTAGGATTCCCCCTATCACCTCACCGGTCTCATTCGACAGGAACCCCATGAGCGACACTTCCCCCTACGGCTTCGAGCTTGTGCGGCGTGGGTACGACCGCGCTCAGGTGGACGAACGTATCTCCAAGCTCGTCTCCGACCGTGACAGCGCTCTCGCCCGCATCACCGCCCTGGAGAAGCGCATCGAGGAGCTCCACCTCGAAACGCAGAACGCCCAGGCCCAGGTCGCCGACGCCGAGCCGTCGTACGCGGGTCTCGGTGCGCGGGTCGAGAAGATCCTGCGCCTGGCCGAGGAAGAGGCCAAGGAGCTGCGTGAGGAGGCCCGGCGGGCGGCCGAACAGCACCGCGACCTGGCCGAGTCGTCGGCTCAGCAGGTCCGTAACGACGCCGAGGCCTACGCCGCCGAGCGCAAGGCCAAGGCCGAGGACGAGGGCGTCCGGATCGTCGAGAAGGCGAAGGCCGACGCCTCCGGACTGCGTGCCGAGGCGCAGAAGGACGCGCAGTCCAAGCGCGAGGAGGCGGACGCCCTCTTCGAGGAGACCCGCGCCAAGGCCGCGCAGGCCGCCGCCGACTTCGAGACAAATCTCGCCAAGCGCCGCGAGCAGTCCGAGCGCGACCTGGCCTCGCGTCAGCAGAAGGCCGAGAAGCGGCTGGCGGAGATCGAGCACCGGGCCGAGCAGCTGCGCCTGGAGGCGGAGAAGCTGCGCACGGACGCCGAGCGCCGCGCCCGCCAGACGGTGGAGACGGCCCAGCGCCAGGCCGAGGACATCGTGGCCGACGCCAATGCCAAGGCGGACCGCATCCGTTCGGAATCCGAGCGCGAGCTGGCGGCCCTCACCAACCGCCGCGACAGCATCAACGCCCAGCTGACGAACGTCCGCGAGATGCTCGCCACGCTGACCGGCGCGGCGGTCGCCGCCGCGGGCACGCCGGGCGACGACGAGCCCATCTCCCGTGGGGTGCCGGCGCAGCAGACCCGGTGACGTTGGTTCGTGGGTAACCGCGGGCCGGCTGTGGCCGGTCGCGCCCACGCGGCGGAGCCGCATATCGACTCAGCCCCGCGCCCCTTCGGGCG contains:
- a CDS encoding MTH1187 family thiamine-binding protein: MIVAFSVTPLGVGEDVGEYVADAVRVVRESGLPNRTDAMFTSVEGEWDEVMDVVRRAVAVVEDRAPRVSLVLKADIRPGVTDGLTSKVETVERHLA
- a CDS encoding DUF3817 domain-containing protein, which produces MDIKTATALRRLRLVSAPEAVSFLILLVCSVLKRTTDFNAVPVMGAVHGVLFVLYVIFWADAWNRAKWPLKTAALYFVLSVLPTGGFFAERKLKRAAEDEVIAARARKEGVVNA
- a CDS encoding AIM24 family protein; the protein is MFRLQGSKVLAVEMTGDAVKAKNGSMVAYDGQMSFKKLTGGGEGLRGMVTRRLTGEQMTVMEVKGQGTCWFADRASEINLVSLQGDKLYVESSNLLATDAGLRTGTTFTGLRGASQGNGLFTTTVEGHGQAAIMSDGPAVVLRVSPQYPLIVDPGAYIAHQGNVRQSFQSGVTFRTFLGEGGGEAFQIRFEGDGLVYVQPSERNTIAGDL
- a CDS encoding AIM24 family protein — encoded protein: MTFREINSKMVEATVLPGQRLYSQRGAMLAYKGDVSFTPNIQGGQGGLMSMIGRRVSGEATPLMTVEGSGTVFFGHGGHHVHVIALTGDTLYVEADRLLAFEGTLRQGTMFMGSQGGVMGLVRGQVTGQGLFTTTLQGQGAVAVMAHGGVFEIPITPGRPVHVDPQAYVAHHGDVRNKLSAALGWREMVGRGSGEAFQLELSGSGTVYVQASEEKL
- a CDS encoding AIM24 family protein, with the protein product MSTYGTPGAGAGPVVYDPMTLPADDNVNRYTFSVELKSAQWFLQKGKMIAYYGAIEFNGIGHGRLDRIVRTSFHSPLHASDWVVASGSGKMLLADRAFDVNSYDLDDGNLTIRAGNLLAFQPSLALKQSIVPGFLTLIGTGKFVAASNGPVVFMEPPIRVDPQALVGWADCPSPCHHYDHGYLTGVLGGLRAMTGLGGVSGEEHQFEFVGAGTVLLQSTETLMEETATGVVPSEPGVPGGGGAAPGGHGPQPSGAPRLPGQLGDLQRRFGL
- a CDS encoding MarR family winged helix-turn-helix transcriptional regulator — encoded protein: METETATHWLTDAEQCAWRTHLEVNRLLTYQLEKDLQPFGLTMNDYEILVNLSESDDLRMRMSDLASATLQSKSRLSHQITRMENANLVRRENCESDRRGLYAVLTEHGMETMKKVAPHHVASVRRHFIDLLSPEALTELDKALKPIADHLRGQRGRP
- a CDS encoding MFS transporter, giving the protein MSTHAPSRPSYAAVLRVPHARRAFVSALAARLSYGTVSLSALLSVTRATGSYAVSGAVMSLFGAATVFLMPFRASLIDRYGPRRALLPMSMLYGTLLCALAALTWRPGASPVVIGAAAALAGACAPPLGPTMRALWSELVPDRGLLQRAYSLDGVAEELLYVSGPVLIGVLVGFAPPASGILLSAFLIVTGTGVFTLSPALPGPRPRAAGRQRAGALRGLWAPVVVATGAGLALSGVDLLVMAFAAQHSYDPDVVPWVLGALSAGSALGGLANGAVRWRASARVRLCWFAVGLGLVVAVAGLAPGLWTLTAAMACAGAFIAPALTTAYLLADETADDASRTRAGAWVNTGVNAGSSVGVMVVGVLVGRLPLGVCFLLAGAAAFVAALAAGGRAAGAARVGAGVPPLEEAPCRRR
- the meaB gene encoding methylmalonyl Co-A mutase-associated GTPase MeaB: MQDVSSLVAGAREGRPRAVARLISLVEGASPQLREVMAALAPLTGNAYVVGLTGSPGVGKSTSTSALVTAYRKQGKRVGVLAVDPSSPFSGGALLGDRVRMSEHASDPGVYIRSMATRGHLGGLAWAAPQAIRVLDAAGCDVILVETVGVGQSEVEIASQADTSVVLLAPGMGDGIQAAKAGILEIGDVYVVNKADRDGADATARELNHMLGLGESRGPGDWRPPIVKTVAARAEGIDEVVEALEKHRAWMEERGVLAERRRARAAREVETIAVTALRERIGDLHGDRRLSALAERIVAGELDPYRAADELVAGLTQS
- a CDS encoding acetyl-CoA C-acetyltransferase, which codes for MPSGTTSSVIVAGARTPMGRLLGSLKSFSGADLGGFAIKAALDRAGIGGDQVQYVIMGQVLQAGAGQIPARQAAVKAGIPMNVPALTVNKVCLSGLDAIALADQLIRAGEFDIVVAGGQESMTNAPHLLPKSREGFKYGAVEMLDAMAHDGLTDSFEGIAMGESTEKHNTRLGIGRPEQDEIAALSHQRAAAAQKNGLFEAEITPVEIPQRKGDPVLFSKDEGIRGDTTVESLGKLRPAFSREGTITAGTSSQISDGAAAVVVMSKAKAEELGLTWLAEIGAHGNVAGPDNSLQSQPSNAILHALKKDGLEVSDLDLIEINEAFAAVAVQSMKDLGVSTERVNVNGGAIALGHPIGMSGARLVLHLALELKRRGGGVGAAALCGGGGQGDALIVRVPKA
- the mce gene encoding methylmalonyl-CoA epimerase — its product is MLTRIDHIGIACHDLDATVEFYKATYGFEVFHTEVNEEQGVREAMLKINETSDGGASYLQLLEPTREDSAVGKWLAKNGEGVHHIAFGTADVDTDSEEIRGKGVRVLYDEPRRGSMGSRITFLHPKDCHGVLTELVTSAPVESPEH